The following are encoded together in the Pedobacter steynii genome:
- a CDS encoding winged helix-turn-helix transcriptional regulator, with amino-acid sequence MEDKKRLKMIREVLSNPRNQQEEVQALQDTIYVLGGKWKLPIINSICNGNRRFREIERSIPGITTRMLSRELKEMEANQLIKRTVTPDIPVMITYSPTDYCQSFGDIILEMIKWGKAHRELIKRL; translated from the coding sequence ATGGAAGATAAAAAGCGGCTTAAAATGATCAGGGAAGTGCTTTCCAATCCCCGTAATCAACAGGAAGAAGTACAGGCGCTGCAGGACACGATCTATGTGCTTGGTGGTAAATGGAAATTACCTATCATTAATTCTATTTGCAACGGCAACCGGAGATTCAGGGAAATCGAGCGCAGTATTCCTGGCATCACCACCAGAATGCTTTCCCGTGAACTAAAGGAAATGGAGGCCAACCAGCTGATCAAAAGAACCGTGACACCTGATATTCCGGTTATGATAACCTATTCCCCTACGGATTATTGCCAGTCTTTTGGAGATATTATTCTCGAAATGATCAAATGGGGTAAGGCCCATAGGGAATTGATCAAACGCCTTTAA
- a CDS encoding SDR family oxidoreductase: METLKNKIAVVTGGNSGIGYATAIELKAQGAEVIITGRRKEAVETAAQELGVTGLVADQASLTDIEQLVTTVKEKFGKVDILFINAGVLGGAGIAEATEETFDYVIGVNFKGAFFTLSRFIPILNEGASVVFLSSNTASMNAASSSIYSSTKAALNSVMKIAAVELAARGIRVNAVSPGPIETEILNKQGLTDDELIGLKDWIIGRVPLQQMGKASDVGKMVVHLSTDAASFVTGAEFLMDGGMSL, translated from the coding sequence ATGGAAACTTTAAAAAACAAAATAGCTGTTGTTACCGGGGGGAACAGTGGCATTGGTTATGCAACAGCAATAGAATTAAAGGCTCAGGGGGCTGAGGTAATCATTACCGGAAGGCGAAAAGAGGCGGTCGAAACTGCAGCACAGGAGCTGGGGGTTACCGGTCTGGTAGCAGATCAGGCGAGCCTGACAGATATTGAGCAATTGGTTACCACGGTAAAGGAAAAATTTGGAAAAGTAGACATCCTGTTCATCAACGCCGGAGTATTGGGAGGTGCAGGAATTGCGGAGGCAACTGAAGAGACTTTCGACTATGTGATAGGAGTCAATTTCAAGGGCGCATTTTTTACACTCAGTCGTTTTATTCCTATTCTGAATGAGGGCGCCTCGGTGGTATTTTTATCCTCAAATACGGCCAGTATGAATGCCGCCAGTTCCTCCATTTATTCCTCTACGAAAGCCGCACTTAATTCGGTCATGAAGATTGCAGCTGTGGAACTTGCCGCACGCGGGATCAGGGTGAATGCAGTAAGCCCTGGTCCGATAGAAACAGAAATCCTGAATAAACAAGGGCTTACCGATGATGAACTAATTGGGTTAAAGGACTGGATTATTGGCCGGGTCCCTCTGCAACAAATGGGGAAGGCCAGTGATGTCGGGAAAATGGTAGTTCATTTGTCAACTGACGCAGCTTCTTTTGTTACAGGTGCGGAATTTTTAATGGACGGAGGGATGAGTCTTTAA
- a CDS encoding Crp/Fnr family transcriptional regulator gives MKKGKCCDLNTCLMCGMVLKEWKPAIDSNRKNFIAKKGEQIIKEGDPVTGMYFVQKGNVKVHKHWGDKELIVRFANSGKIFGHRGLGTNSSVYPISATALEETSLCFIDLEFFIATLKVNHDFAFNLMLFYADELQESEKKMRNLALMSVKSRLAVALLQLKDQFGLNEAGQLNIELSKQDLAAFTGATYETVFRMTTELVNEKLISLSGKSISIADEIKLRSLTQES, from the coding sequence ATGAAGAAAGGTAAATGCTGTGATCTTAATACCTGCCTGATGTGCGGGATGGTGCTGAAGGAATGGAAACCTGCGATCGACAGTAACCGCAAAAATTTTATTGCAAAAAAGGGTGAGCAGATCATTAAAGAGGGAGATCCGGTAACCGGTATGTACTTTGTCCAGAAGGGGAATGTGAAAGTGCACAAACATTGGGGCGATAAGGAACTGATTGTACGTTTTGCCAACTCCGGCAAAATCTTCGGCCATCGCGGTTTAGGCACCAACAGCTCTGTATATCCGATTTCTGCTACTGCTCTGGAAGAAACATCCCTTTGCTTTATAGACCTGGAATTTTTTATAGCTACGTTAAAAGTAAACCATGATTTTGCCTTTAACCTGATGCTATTCTATGCAGACGAATTACAGGAATCAGAGAAGAAAATGCGTAATCTGGCCCTGATGTCGGTTAAAAGCAGACTTGCGGTAGCCTTGTTGCAATTAAAAGATCAGTTTGGCCTTAATGAAGCCGGACAGCTGAATATAGAATTGAGCAAACAAGACCTGGCGGCATTTACCGGTGCAACCTACGAAACGGTATTCCGAATGACCACCGAACTGGTCAATGAAAAACTCATCTCCTTGTCGGGAAAAAGTATCTCTATTGCAGATGAAATAAAATTAAGATCCCTTACACAGGAATCTTAA
- a CDS encoding rubredoxin domain-containing protein, protein MENTEIKNHQIKINLPGGIVSVGDLSVMLEILEKAGIENIRFGTRQQLYFSATPDQLDDIDHGFLISDTDFEIDADKYPNIVSSYVAEDLFNSSNWLREGVYKDILDTFSYTPGLKINLIDNSQNLIPFFSGNLNFISSDIGSYWHLYIRFPKTNIIYYWSSLVYSEDIALLSEAIENTILTQRNLYYDQQEIDGQPLETAVRAGGSFLFQEASSPLKLPDFQLPYYEGFNQYNGKYWLGIYRRNELFPISFLKELCVICSKTRIGQLYTTPWKSIIIKGVEPSDRKLWNAVLDKNRMNVRHASNELNWQTEDLCEEGLKLKHELINGFNTADLRTFKLCFAIKINPKSGLFGSVIIRKQNQPIAEPTEALFDLMHTIDFNPNSKHYYTYATGISKVNLLPALSSLCETYYQQQTLVAGEQPDHYYETSPRAEPELTYVHQCKHCLSIYDEAWGENSMNIPAGTPFSALPAHYRCPLCEASPSEFNPVIKESLNTF, encoded by the coding sequence ATGGAAAACACAGAAATTAAAAATCACCAGATCAAGATTAACCTTCCCGGAGGAATCGTATCTGTGGGTGACCTTTCGGTGATGCTGGAAATACTGGAAAAGGCCGGGATAGAGAACATCCGCTTCGGTACCCGGCAACAGCTGTATTTTTCGGCAACACCAGATCAACTGGATGATATTGATCATGGTTTTCTCATTTCTGATACTGATTTTGAGATAGACGCCGATAAATACCCTAACATTGTCAGCTCCTATGTGGCCGAAGACCTGTTCAACAGCTCAAACTGGTTGCGCGAAGGAGTTTACAAGGACATATTAGATACTTTTAGCTACACCCCCGGACTCAAAATAAACCTGATTGACAACAGCCAGAACCTGATCCCTTTTTTCAGTGGAAATTTAAACTTCATTTCCTCCGATATTGGCAGTTACTGGCACCTGTATATCCGTTTTCCAAAAACCAATATCATCTATTATTGGTCCTCTCTGGTTTATTCAGAGGACATCGCCCTATTGAGTGAAGCGATAGAAAACACCATATTAACCCAAAGAAACTTATACTACGACCAGCAGGAGATTGATGGACAGCCGCTCGAAACTGCAGTAAGGGCCGGTGGCAGCTTTCTCTTTCAGGAGGCCTCCTCTCCGCTTAAACTCCCGGATTTCCAGCTACCATATTATGAAGGCTTTAATCAATACAACGGAAAATACTGGCTGGGCATTTACCGTAGAAATGAACTCTTTCCCATTAGCTTTTTGAAGGAGCTCTGTGTCATTTGCAGTAAAACGCGAATCGGGCAACTCTATACCACCCCCTGGAAATCCATCATCATCAAAGGGGTAGAACCTTCAGACCGGAAATTATGGAATGCGGTACTGGATAAAAACCGGATGAATGTGCGGCATGCTTCCAATGAGCTCAACTGGCAAACAGAAGACCTCTGTGAAGAGGGATTAAAACTTAAACACGAACTGATCAATGGATTTAATACCGCTGATCTCCGCACATTCAAACTTTGCTTTGCCATCAAGATTAATCCGAAAAGCGGACTTTTTGGTTCCGTAATCATCCGAAAACAAAATCAGCCGATAGCTGAACCTACTGAGGCCCTTTTTGATCTGATGCATACCATAGATTTTAACCCCAACTCCAAGCATTACTATACCTATGCAACCGGCATCAGCAAAGTAAACCTGCTTCCTGCCTTAAGCAGCCTTTGCGAAACCTATTATCAGCAGCAGACCCTGGTTGCCGGAGAACAGCCAGACCATTATTATGAAACCAGCCCCCGTGCAGAACCAGAACTGACCTATGTACATCAATGCAAACATTGCCTAAGCATTTATGATGAAGCCTGGGGAGAAAACAGTATGAATATCCCCGCAGGCACTCCTTTTTCTGCATTGCCAGCCCATTACCGTTGTCCGCTTTGCGAGGCAAGCCCCTCAGAATTCAATCCCGTTATTAAAGAAAGCCTAAATACATTTTAA
- a CDS encoding DUF1223 domain-containing protein, with protein sequence MKPTQISMIAALVALLLFSAVLANRSIASKSSTERTVKGDGFAVLELFTSEGCSSCPPADELLAKIQKEAGNRPVYVLTYHVDYWDRLGWKDSFSNSDYSKRQYQYASKLRAQVYTPQLVVNGKTEFVGSNEAATDYAINSALKGTPTTSLNLQGKIQSGKMALDYQIKGNEDQSELVIAVVQKQAISKVKRGENEGRTLAHAQIVRQLNSFNLETVEKGKVNISIPEDFNSKGWEVIGLLQHPKTRAISAAAKVAF encoded by the coding sequence ATGAAACCGACACAAATTTCAATGATAGCTGCGCTGGTAGCGCTCCTATTGTTCAGCGCTGTTCTTGCTAATAGAAGCATCGCTTCAAAATCATCAACAGAACGCACAGTTAAAGGAGATGGCTTTGCCGTTCTGGAACTGTTTACCTCCGAAGGCTGCTCAAGCTGCCCACCCGCAGACGAGCTACTGGCGAAAATCCAGAAAGAGGCAGGCAACAGACCTGTATACGTTTTAACCTACCATGTTGACTACTGGGACCGTTTGGGATGGAAGGATTCCTTCAGCAATTCCGATTACTCCAAACGCCAGTACCAGTATGCCAGCAAGCTTCGCGCTCAGGTTTATACACCTCAGCTGGTTGTTAACGGCAAAACGGAGTTTGTAGGTTCCAATGAAGCCGCCACAGATTATGCCATTAACAGCGCCTTAAAAGGCACTCCCACTACCTCACTAAACCTTCAGGGGAAAATACAATCCGGTAAAATGGCATTGGATTACCAGATTAAGGGAAATGAAGACCAAAGTGAACTGGTCATTGCAGTAGTACAGAAACAGGCCATTAGCAAGGTAAAACGCGGCGAAAATGAAGGCCGGACATTGGCCCATGCGCAGATCGTACGACAACTCAATTCCTTTAATCTGGAAACCGTCGAAAAAGGCAAGGTAAACATTTCAATTCCTGAAGATTTCAATAGTAAGGGCTGGGAAGTAATCGGCCTGCTTCAACATCCCAAAACAAGAGCAATCAGTGCCGCAGCCAAAGTGGCATTTTAA
- a CDS encoding sensor histidine kinase: MNKAGFKISHTIIWTSSIFLGLLSSVPQLASHQFNALEAVVNAGITGAFAVMMWYFNIYMLSRKSDKPRKQSISYKKLLNSLLFGLVIMLGLAYIQQLILSHIDFGPVMLMVEVRGILINLVFYMFLNLLQQNYENQHVNMELERTRNDNLGAQYELLKQQVNPHFLFNSLNTLKAMVETQDQQSVDFILKLSNFYRFTLESRKLDLIHVKEEMEILDAYLFLQKARFDEGFIFNSTLNDEVLATLIPPFTLQLLVENCLKHNIVSLHKPLKIRIYQEDEKIVVENQIQLKTGEASSLGVGLKNIELRYSHLLDKQVEIISDNHKFQIKLPIIYEHHHH; this comes from the coding sequence ATGAATAAAGCAGGCTTCAAGATTTCCCACACCATCATCTGGACCAGTTCAATTTTTTTGGGACTGCTCTCATCCGTACCACAACTGGCTTCACACCAGTTTAATGCTTTAGAAGCTGTTGTTAATGCAGGCATTACCGGAGCTTTTGCGGTGATGATGTGGTATTTCAATATCTACATGCTTTCACGCAAAAGCGATAAACCCAGAAAGCAGAGCATATCCTACAAAAAACTATTGAACTCTTTGCTTTTCGGACTGGTCATTATGCTGGGGCTGGCCTATATTCAGCAACTCATCCTTTCTCATATTGATTTCGGACCAGTCATGCTGATGGTGGAGGTCAGAGGTATACTCATTAACCTGGTATTTTATATGTTCCTGAACCTGCTTCAACAAAATTATGAGAACCAGCACGTCAACATGGAACTGGAGCGTACCAGAAATGACAATCTGGGTGCACAATACGAATTGCTCAAGCAACAGGTAAATCCGCATTTTTTATTCAACAGCCTGAACACCCTGAAAGCAATGGTCGAAACCCAGGATCAGCAATCTGTTGATTTCATCCTGAAACTTTCCAATTTCTACCGCTTTACACTGGAAAGCCGTAAGCTGGACCTGATCCATGTAAAGGAGGAAATGGAGATCCTGGATGCTTATCTTTTTTTACAAAAAGCAAGGTTCGACGAAGGTTTTATTTTTAATAGTACGCTGAATGATGAGGTTTTAGCTACCCTCATCCCACCTTTCACTTTACAGCTTTTGGTAGAAAATTGCCTCAAGCACAATATCGTTTCCCTACATAAACCTTTAAAGATCCGGATCTATCAGGAAGACGAAAAGATTGTGGTCGAAAACCAGATTCAGCTGAAAACCGGCGAAGCAAGTTCACTTGGTGTGGGCCTGAAAAACATAGAACTCAGGTACAGCCATTTGCTGGATAAGCAAGTAGAAATCATCAGTGACAACCACAAATTCCAAATCAAACTCCCCATTATCTATGAACATCACCATCATTGA
- a CDS encoding alpha/beta fold hydrolase has protein sequence MEHQPNLGRRRFLSIASITIAAAGLGNTAVLKAATTETKVPATGNGNPISAGFEHIKQVNAGLLDVGYAELGPQNGRTVILLHGWPYDIHSFADSASLLAKKGFRVIVPHLRGHGSTRFLSSAQLRNGQPAALALDVIALMDALKINKAIIGGFDWGARTAGILAALWPERCEALVSVSGYLIGSQKANEMPLSPKAEQAWWYQFYFATERGRIGYEANRHDFAKLIWQTASPQWQFEDAVFERSAASLNHPDHVAIVIHNYRWRLGLAEGEAKYDALEKQLADTPFITVPTITMEGDANGAPHPDPAAYAAKFKGRYSHRNLSGGIGHNLPQEAPQAFADAIIEVSNWTK, from the coding sequence ATGGAACATCAACCAAACTTAGGTCGCCGTCGCTTTCTGAGCATTGCGTCCATCACTATTGCAGCTGCCGGACTTGGCAATACCGCTGTGTTAAAAGCTGCCACTACAGAAACTAAAGTTCCGGCAACTGGAAATGGAAACCCCATTTCCGCTGGTTTTGAACACATCAAACAAGTGAATGCAGGACTGCTGGATGTGGGATACGCAGAACTCGGACCTCAAAATGGCCGTACCGTTATTCTTCTTCATGGCTGGCCATACGATATCCATAGCTTTGCCGACAGTGCAAGCCTATTGGCAAAAAAAGGTTTTAGAGTGATCGTACCACATCTTCGCGGCCATGGCAGCACCCGGTTCCTTTCTTCAGCGCAGCTGCGTAACGGACAACCTGCTGCACTCGCCCTGGACGTGATTGCATTAATGGATGCATTGAAAATCAATAAAGCCATCATCGGAGGTTTTGACTGGGGTGCCCGTACTGCCGGTATCCTGGCGGCATTATGGCCAGAACGTTGCGAAGCACTGGTATCGGTAAGCGGCTACCTGATCGGTAGTCAAAAGGCCAATGAGATGCCACTATCCCCTAAAGCTGAACAAGCCTGGTGGTATCAGTTTTATTTTGCTACCGAACGTGGCCGTATCGGCTATGAAGCAAACCGCCATGATTTTGCAAAGCTCATCTGGCAAACTGCTTCGCCACAATGGCAATTTGAAGACGCTGTTTTTGAGCGTTCCGCCGCATCGCTTAACCATCCTGACCATGTGGCTATCGTTATCCATAATTATCGCTGGCGGCTTGGTCTGGCTGAAGGAGAAGCGAAATACGATGCATTGGAAAAACAACTCGCAGACACCCCTTTCATTACTGTTCCCACAATTACAATGGAAGGAGATGCCAATGGTGCCCCACATCCCGATCCTGCCGCTTACGCTGCAAAATTCAAAGGCCGCTATAGCCACCGTAACCTGAGCGGAGGAATCGGACATAATCTTCCGCAGGAAGCTCCACAGGCCTTTGCCGATGCCATCATTGAAGTTTCAAACTGGACGAAATAA
- a CDS encoding organic hydroperoxide resistance protein, protein MKNQIVITAAGAAPISKVLYTGKVQVTGGREGEAKSSDGRLEIKLATPGTLGTGTNPEQLFAAGWSACFIGAMKHNASRLQIPLPAETSVNAEVDLASGDEGFALQARLQVNLPGLSPEQAQTVVEAAHQTCPYSKATRGNIGVEISIGI, encoded by the coding sequence ATGAAAAATCAAATCGTAATTACTGCAGCTGGGGCTGCTCCAATCAGTAAAGTTTTATATACCGGAAAAGTACAGGTTACCGGAGGTCGTGAGGGTGAAGCCAAAAGCTCAGATGGCCGACTGGAGATCAAACTTGCAACACCGGGAACCTTGGGTACCGGCACCAATCCGGAGCAATTATTTGCTGCAGGCTGGTCTGCCTGCTTTATCGGAGCAATGAAGCACAATGCTTCCAGGTTACAAATACCACTACCCGCAGAAACCTCAGTAAATGCAGAGGTAGATCTGGCCAGCGGAGATGAGGGCTTTGCCCTTCAGGCGAGACTGCAGGTTAACCTGCCCGGACTTAGTCCTGAGCAAGCTCAAACCGTAGTTGAAGCGGCTCATCAAACCTGCCCCTATTCAAAAGCCACCCGTGGCAACATTGGGGTCGAGATCAGCATCGGCATTTAA
- a CDS encoding molybdenum cofactor guanylyltransferase: MIRALVLCGGESRRMGKDKGLLAIGKNNWALNAAHKLEQLNLPLSISINPMQQQTYGDFFPAEQLIIDTTSAKGPLQGLLSAYLKYPDDDFLVLACDMTEMNTDTLKFLLDIACTFPDHDYYVYTREDIMEPLSALYRSSALKDLYQQLENGSLNDFSLGKLIKKGNYKSLPISNIQTFNNHNTLTNKFLI, translated from the coding sequence ATGATAAGGGCACTAGTATTATGCGGTGGAGAAAGCAGGCGAATGGGCAAAGACAAAGGCCTGCTTGCTATTGGAAAGAATAACTGGGCCTTAAACGCGGCCCATAAGCTGGAGCAGTTGAATCTTCCGCTAAGTATTTCCATTAATCCCATGCAACAACAGACTTATGGAGATTTCTTTCCTGCAGAACAACTGATCATCGATACAACCAGCGCAAAAGGACCGCTGCAAGGCTTGCTCAGCGCATACCTTAAATACCCGGATGATGATTTTCTGGTTCTGGCCTGCGACATGACCGAAATGAATACAGACACCTTAAAATTCCTGCTGGATATCGCCTGCACATTCCCCGACCACGACTATTATGTTTATACGCGGGAAGACATTATGGAACCTCTATCTGCCCTATACCGTTCTTCGGCTTTAAAAGACCTGTATCAGCAACTGGAAAACGGCAGTTTAAATGATTTCTCCCTGGGTAAACTGATTAAAAAGGGCAATTACAAAAGCCTTCCCATAAGCAACATTCAGACTTTCAATAACCACAATACCTTAACCAATAAATTTCTCATATGA
- a CDS encoding LytR/AlgR family response regulator transcription factor — protein sequence MNITIIEDELRTAKSLENIIREIRPEAKITGPYQSIEASVSALSEGQQPDLIFMDIQLADGLSFEIFKSVKITCPVVFCTAFDEYSLEAFKRNGVDYVLKPFSKEDIVGSFKKVDELKNFFQQKSIPDLAEMLISIVQPTEKTSFLVFKHQKYTTVQVEQIAFFYIRNDSTSIMCFDGQEFALNQALDQIGNTVSQKQFFRVNRQYLVNFKAIKEVEHYFLRKLYVKLLIETPDKLLINKEKSANFLSWMENR from the coding sequence ATGAACATCACCATCATTGAGGATGAGCTAAGAACAGCAAAATCTCTCGAAAATATTATCCGTGAAATCAGGCCAGAAGCCAAAATCACCGGCCCCTACCAAAGTATAGAAGCATCCGTTTCGGCACTTTCAGAAGGTCAGCAGCCCGACCTGATCTTTATGGACATTCAATTGGCAGATGGGCTCAGTTTTGAGATCTTCAAGTCTGTAAAAATCACCTGTCCTGTGGTATTCTGTACCGCCTTTGATGAATATTCACTCGAAGCCTTTAAACGTAACGGGGTGGATTATGTCCTCAAACCATTCTCAAAAGAAGACATTGTAGGCTCCTTTAAAAAGGTCGATGAGCTTAAAAATTTCTTCCAGCAGAAAAGTATTCCCGATCTGGCAGAAATGCTGATCAGCATCGTGCAACCCACAGAAAAGACCAGTTTCCTCGTGTTTAAGCATCAGAAATATACGACCGTACAAGTTGAACAGATCGCTTTCTTTTATATCCGCAACGATTCTACTTCCATCATGTGCTTTGACGGACAAGAGTTCGCACTCAATCAGGCCCTGGATCAGATTGGCAACACCGTTTCACAGAAGCAGTTTTTTAGGGTAAACCGACAGTACCTGGTCAACTTTAAAGCGATCAAAGAGGTGGAGCATTACTTTTTACGCAAGCTGTACGTTAAACTGCTGATTGAGACACCAGACAAATTGCTCATCAATAAAGAAAAGTCAGCCAATTTTCTCTCCTGGATGGAGAACAGGTAA
- a CDS encoding sulfite exporter TauE/SafE family protein translates to MELDISIAFALYLVGFLYASVGHGGASGYIAVLSLFSIPVSTYKPLILVLNILVAGMGFYHFWKAGYFRWKLCRLFLITSVPAAFIGSKYSLEGNIYHYLLGLALVLPIIKLLGIKPNESENPKPVKLLPALLIGSLIGGLSGMLNIGGGIFLSPVLILLGWANVKEAAAASALFIVLNSLSGLLGSSAALTIGPSAITWFIMAATGGITGAYFGSSHFQHLTVRYLLSAVLTIASVKLLFFM, encoded by the coding sequence ATGGAACTAGACATCAGCATCGCATTCGCTTTATATCTTGTAGGTTTTCTTTACGCCTCAGTTGGCCATGGCGGCGCAAGTGGGTATATCGCTGTACTTTCCTTATTTTCCATCCCGGTAAGCACGTATAAACCCCTGATTCTGGTCCTGAACATCCTGGTGGCAGGAATGGGATTCTATCATTTCTGGAAAGCGGGTTATTTCAGGTGGAAATTATGCAGGCTATTTCTCATTACTTCTGTCCCTGCCGCATTTATCGGCTCAAAATATTCGCTCGAAGGCAATATTTACCATTACCTATTGGGATTGGCTCTGGTACTTCCCATCATTAAGCTGCTGGGTATTAAACCTAATGAAAGCGAAAACCCTAAACCGGTAAAGCTCCTGCCTGCCCTTCTGATCGGCAGCCTCATTGGCGGCCTCTCCGGAATGCTCAACATTGGCGGAGGCATATTCTTAAGCCCTGTTCTCATTTTGCTGGGCTGGGCAAATGTAAAGGAAGCCGCCGCTGCATCTGCCCTCTTCATCGTACTCAACTCTCTGAGCGGCCTGCTAGGCAGTTCAGCAGCTCTGACCATCGGCCCTTCGGCGATTACCTGGTTTATTATGGCTGCTACAGGTGGAATCACCGGTGCTTATTTTGGCAGCAGTCATTTTCAGCACCTTACCGTACGGTACCTTTTGAGTGCCGTACTGACCATTGCTTCCGTTAAACTTTTATTTTTCATGTGA
- the tssD gene encoding type VI secretion system tube protein TssD, whose product MKTKWYFPALILFLLSFQIDVLAQDESALQIVFKLTDNTNKTSHTYKVNSVNYSISNPYYMQDESKLINNGSCSISMEMAQDADEFLLKWIAGNVKNVSGVITTTTLNSVKKPRTLAISEMQVLGSSESFYTSAGANTFPLITISAGTLSVDGITIFSQLKTHPSVH is encoded by the coding sequence ATGAAAACTAAATGGTATTTCCCGGCATTGATTTTATTTTTGCTATCATTTCAGATCGATGTACTGGCACAGGACGAATCTGCACTACAAATTGTATTTAAGTTAACCGATAACACCAATAAAACCAGTCATACCTATAAGGTCAATAGTGTTAACTACAGCATCAGCAATCCTTATTATATGCAGGATGAGAGCAAGCTGATTAACAACGGCAGTTGCAGCATTAGCATGGAGATGGCACAGGATGCCGATGAATTTTTACTAAAATGGATCGCCGGGAATGTAAAAAATGTATCTGGTGTCATTACCACAACCACACTTAACAGTGTAAAAAAGCCCAGGACTCTTGCGATTAGCGAAATGCAGGTCCTGGGCTCATCAGAAAGTTTTTATACTTCCGCCGGTGCCAACACTTTCCCCCTGATTACCATTTCTGCGGGAACACTGTCAGTTGATGGCATCACTATATTTAGCCAATTAAAGACTCATCCCTCCGTCCATTAA